CTGCTGCTGCACGCTCTGCTGAACACCCTCGGCGTGAAACTGGTGGCCCTGTTCAACGACATCAGCGTCTGGTGGCACGTCGTCGGCGTCGCGGTCATCGTCGGCGCGCTGGTGTTCTGGCCTTCGCACCACGCTTCGGCGAGCTTCGTGTTCACCAAGTTCGTCAACGAGACCGGCTTCCACAACCCGCTCTATGTCGGCCTTCTGAGCCTGCTGCTGGCGCAGTACACGTTCACCGGCTATGACGCCTCGGCGCACATGACCGAGGAGACCAGGAACGCCGCCGTGGCCGGGCCCAAGGGCATCATCACCTCGATCCTCGTCTCGCTGGCCGCCGGCTGGGTCCTGCTGATCGGCATCACCTTCGCCATCACGAAGTACGACGGCGCGGTCACCTCCGCGACCGGGGTGCCGCCGGTCCAGATCTTCATCGACGCCATCGGCGCCACCGGCGCCAAGCTGCTGCTGCTGATCGTCATCGGCGCGCAGTTCTTCTGCGGCATGGCCTCGGTGACCGCGAACTCCCGCATGATCTACGCCTTCTCCCGGGACGGGGCGCTGCCCGGCTCGAAGATCTGGCACCGGATCAGCGACCGCACCCGCACCCCGGTGAACGCGGTCTGGCTCGCCGCGGTCGGCGCCTTCGCGCTCGGGCTGCCGTCGATGTGGAACAGCACCGCCTACGCCGCGGTGACCTCGATCTCGGTGATCGGGCTCTACATCGCCTACGTGATCCCGGTGTTCCTGCGGCTGCGCCAGGGGTCGTCCTTCGAGCGCGGACCGTGGCACCTGGGCCGCTGGAGCCGGCCCGTCGGCATGGCGGCCGTGGGGTGGACCGCGCTGATCACCGTGGTGTTCGTGCTCCCGCAGGTCAGCCCGATCACCACCAAGTCGTTCAACTACGCCCCGGTCGCGGTCCTGGTGGTCCTCGGCTTCGCCGGAGTGTGGTGGATGGTTTCGGCCCGG
This is a stretch of genomic DNA from Catenulispora sp. GP43. It encodes these proteins:
- a CDS encoding amino acid permease, producing the protein MGYAQELARSMSGFSNFAVSFSIISILSGCLTLYGYGMTTGGPAMIVWGWPLVGLMTLLVGLAMAEVCSSYPTAGGLYFWAAKLARRNGAAWSWFTGWFNFLGQVATTAGIDYGAALFANAFLDLQWNFATTPGHTLTIFGVILLLHALLNTLGVKLVALFNDISVWWHVVGVAVIVGALVFWPSHHASASFVFTKFVNETGFHNPLYVGLLSLLLAQYTFTGYDASAHMTEETRNAAVAGPKGIITSILVSLAAGWVLLIGITFAITKYDGAVTSATGVPPVQIFIDAIGATGAKLLLLIVIGAQFFCGMASVTANSRMIYAFSRDGALPGSKIWHRISDRTRTPVNAVWLAAVGAFALGLPSMWNSTAYAAVTSISVIGLYIAYVIPVFLRLRQGSSFERGPWHLGRWSRPVGMAAVGWTALITVVFVLPQVSPITTKSFNYAPVAVLVVLGFAGVWWMVSARRWFTGPRVQGSLEELETIEEGLEH